One Pirellulales bacterium DNA window includes the following coding sequences:
- a CDS encoding PEP-CTERM sorting domain-containing protein — protein sequence MIRYLFAAVMLISTPASASLFSITAASPTDIDLDGDGFTDFRFVAESNPALGNYFRVESPLYLPTPITPGGFPPQPIIPLPTDANFPVGAFDLDTTYTYNTLGVTLGDDTRVQAFDQGVTLSADVNTAGAFADAGVPSLTSAQDFVAAGNMTGDFGGNGGLIIPSDFSSADHYFAGAFFARLDNSSGPTIEMVVFNVSFSPSGDQMNINGISTLAGTTITIPEPSTLVLLAVGLASLIGWRRRYPERSVPTLLNGW from the coding sequence ATGATTCGCTATTTATTTGCGGCGGTGATGTTGATCTCTACCCCAGCCAGCGCGTCGTTGTTTTCGATCACCGCGGCGAGCCCGACAGACATTGATCTGGACGGCGATGGTTTTACCGACTTCCGCTTTGTTGCGGAATCCAACCCCGCGCTCGGGAATTATTTTCGCGTCGAGTCCCCCCTATATCTACCAACACCCATCACCCCGGGCGGATTCCCGCCCCAGCCGATAATCCCGCTACCGACCGATGCCAACTTTCCGGTGGGCGCGTTCGACCTCGATACGACCTACACCTACAACACGCTGGGCGTGACATTGGGCGACGACACCCGGGTCCAAGCGTTTGATCAGGGCGTGACGCTCTCGGCTGATGTGAATACCGCTGGCGCCTTCGCAGACGCCGGCGTCCCGAGCCTCACGTCAGCGCAGGACTTCGTCGCCGCGGGCAATATGACGGGTGATTTTGGAGGGAACGGCGGGCTGATTATTCCGTCCGATTTCAGTTCTGCTGACCATTATTTTGCAGGCGCTTTCTTCGCACGACTCGACAACAGTAGCGGCCCAACCATTGAGATGGTCGTCTTTAATGTGAGCTTCAGCCCCTCCGGCGACCAGATGAACATCAACGGTATCAGCACATTGGCTGGCACCACAATCACCATACCTGAACCATCCACGCTCGTGCTACTGGCCGTCGGGTTGGCCAGCTTGATTGGCTGGCGCCGACGGTACCCTGAGCGATCAGTCCCAACTTTACTCAACGGATGGTGA
- a CDS encoding DUF1501 domain-containing protein, whose amino-acid sequence MRPTPHSNSHGHAFTSFNARQREGVVVWDRRGVLKASLAGLAGLSLPGLLRSRSAAGSERSSNRKSVILLWMTGGPSHIDTWDPKPDAPREIRGPFATIPTALPGVRLCEHLPKQAAMLDRMTIIRSVDARFSNHEPNMVMQSGNSEAEPRLNREGSMYPAIGSLVAKFRGPNDPALPPYVSLNLKDRDHLAFGGYLGKQYDPFVATNVGNLFKLPGGLDLNRLGSRQELRGQLDRLRRNLDLSGSMQALDRFSQQAVDIVAGDRAQAVFDLSREPQENRDRYGEHPWCQQALLARRLVEAGVNFVTIDLSNHSSSGTWDTHGDNIPPYGGIMSGLRPLLPVFDHLLTTLVADLGERGLLDDVLVLAMGEFGRTPQIGTQDSTDGRNHWPPVMSMTVAGGGFRHGQIIGASEHDAGQIRERPVTPGDIAATIFHHMGVPLDGTYLDLRGRPRPIVEDGRPIAELI is encoded by the coding sequence ATGCGGCCGACACCGCATTCCAATTCGCACGGCCATGCCTTCACGAGCTTCAATGCGCGCCAGCGCGAAGGCGTCGTGGTGTGGGATCGGCGCGGCGTGCTCAAGGCGTCGTTGGCTGGCCTTGCCGGCCTGAGCTTGCCGGGCCTGCTGCGATCGCGGAGCGCCGCGGGCAGCGAGCGTTCGAGCAATCGCAAGAGCGTCATCTTGCTGTGGATGACCGGCGGCCCGAGCCACATCGACACGTGGGATCCCAAGCCCGATGCGCCGCGCGAAATTCGCGGCCCCTTTGCGACCATTCCCACGGCTCTTCCCGGTGTTCGACTGTGCGAGCATTTGCCCAAGCAAGCCGCCATGCTCGACCGGATGACAATCATCCGCTCGGTCGATGCGCGATTCTCGAATCATGAACCCAATATGGTCATGCAATCGGGCAACTCGGAAGCCGAGCCCCGTTTGAATCGTGAAGGAAGCATGTATCCGGCGATCGGGTCGCTGGTGGCAAAATTTCGCGGGCCGAACGACCCGGCGCTGCCGCCGTATGTGTCGCTAAATCTGAAGGATCGCGATCACCTGGCTTTTGGTGGTTATCTCGGCAAGCAATACGATCCCTTCGTGGCCACCAATGTCGGCAACCTCTTCAAGCTGCCGGGCGGACTTGACCTCAACCGACTTGGATCGCGACAGGAGTTGCGCGGACAGCTCGATCGGCTGCGCAGGAATCTCGACCTGTCCGGCTCGATGCAAGCGCTCGATCGCTTTTCCCAGCAAGCCGTCGACATCGTCGCGGGCGATCGCGCCCAGGCGGTATTCGATTTGTCGCGCGAGCCGCAAGAGAATCGCGATCGATACGGCGAGCATCCTTGGTGTCAGCAAGCTTTGCTCGCGCGGCGCCTGGTCGAGGCGGGCGTGAATTTCGTCACCATTGATCTGAGCAATCACAGTTCGTCGGGCACGTGGGACACCCACGGCGACAATATTCCGCCGTATGGCGGCATCATGAGTGGTCTCCGCCCGCTACTGCCTGTCTTCGATCATCTGCTGACCACACTGGTGGCTGATCTCGGCGAGCGGGGGCTGCTCGATGACGTGCTGGTGCTGGCGATGGGAGAATTCGGCCGCACACCGCAGATCGGCACGCAAGACAGTACCGACGGCCGCAACCATTGGCCACCCGTCATGTCCATGACTGTCGCCGGTGGCGGATTCCGACATGGCCAGATTATCGGCGCCAGTGAACACGATGCCGGTCAGATTCGCGAGCGGCCGGTCACGCCAGGCGATATCGCCGCCACGATCTTTCATCACATGGGCGTTCCGCTCGATGGCACGTATCTCGACCTGCGAGGGCGGCCGCGCCCGATCGTCGAAGACGGCCGCCCCATAGCCGAGTTAATCTGA
- a CDS encoding N-acetyltransferase: MSGDLKIRAEQPTDHEAISTVVSLAFQREDEARLIAELRKLPSFDPALSLVAIAGGQLIGHILFTEIVVRQRGGTTLPAMALAPVAVRPERQRSGIGSRLVTEGLDACRRRGDRLVIVVGHAEYYPRFGFRPARDRGLEAPFPVSDASFMLCELTPPAGAAALSDMVEYPAPFQGV, encoded by the coding sequence GTGTCCGGTGATCTCAAGATTCGTGCCGAGCAGCCCACCGATCATGAGGCGATCAGCACCGTCGTTTCGTTGGCTTTTCAGCGCGAGGACGAGGCACGGCTGATCGCGGAATTGCGCAAGTTGCCAAGCTTTGATCCGGCCCTTTCTCTCGTGGCAATTGCCGGTGGCCAGTTGATCGGCCACATACTGTTTACCGAGATCGTCGTACGGCAACGCGGCGGCACGACTCTGCCCGCCATGGCGCTTGCGCCCGTCGCCGTGCGGCCCGAGCGGCAACGGTCCGGCATCGGATCGCGTTTGGTAACGGAAGGACTCGACGCTTGTCGCCGACGCGGTGACCGGCTGGTGATCGTTGTCGGGCACGCCGAGTACTATCCGCGCTTCGGATTTCGTCCGGCGCGAGACCGCGGCCTGGAAGCGCCGTTTCCTGTGAGCGACGCGTCGTTCATGTTGTGCGAGTTGACCCCGCCCGCAGGGGCCGCGGCGCTCAGCGACATGGTCGAGTATCCAGCGCCGTTTCAGGGCGTTTAG
- a CDS encoding ThuA domain-containing protein, whose amino-acid sequence MQRCSTMAWIFTATFLSASCLAAAEATSVTYVGESGPGKGLKVVLVSGDEEYRSEEALPQLAKILAERQGFNCTVLFAIDKTDGSINPNIRDNIPGLEALDDADLLVLFTRFRELPDDQMKHIVDYVDSGRPIVAMRTSTHAFDNKKSEKYSRYAWQSPDWEGGFGRQVLGETWINHHGQHGKQSTRGIVAPGMNEHPILRGIKDGDIWGPTDVYGVRLPLPGDSQPLVLGQVLTGMQPTDAPVAGKQNDPMMPVAWTKTFTGGGGKKSRVFTTTMGASQDLASEGTRRMLVNACLWAVGREADIPAKSDVSLVGDYRPHPFGFGTAQKGVKPADHALVK is encoded by the coding sequence ATGCAACGCTGCTCGACGATGGCGTGGATATTCACCGCCACTTTTTTGAGCGCTTCCTGTCTGGCCGCGGCCGAAGCCACCTCGGTAACGTATGTCGGCGAAAGCGGGCCCGGCAAGGGCTTGAAGGTGGTGCTCGTCAGCGGCGATGAGGAATACCGGTCGGAAGAGGCGCTGCCGCAATTGGCCAAAATCCTCGCCGAGCGGCAGGGCTTCAACTGCACGGTGCTGTTTGCCATCGACAAAACCGATGGTTCGATCAATCCCAACATCCGCGACAACATACCAGGGCTTGAGGCGCTCGATGACGCGGATCTCCTGGTGTTGTTCACGCGATTCCGCGAACTGCCCGACGACCAGATGAAACACATCGTCGACTACGTCGATTCGGGTCGACCGATCGTGGCCATGCGCACTTCGACGCACGCTTTCGACAACAAGAAAAGTGAAAAGTATTCACGGTATGCCTGGCAAAGCCCGGATTGGGAAGGGGGATTTGGACGCCAGGTCCTCGGCGAGACATGGATCAATCATCACGGCCAGCATGGCAAGCAAAGCACGCGCGGCATCGTTGCCCCAGGCATGAACGAGCATCCGATCTTGCGCGGCATCAAGGACGGAGATATTTGGGGCCCGACGGACGTCTACGGAGTGCGGCTGCCTCTACCCGGCGATAGTCAACCGTTGGTCTTGGGCCAGGTCCTTACCGGAATGCAACCGACCGACGCGCCGGTCGCGGGCAAACAAAACGATCCTATGATGCCCGTGGCCTGGACCAAGACATTTACCGGCGGCGGCGGAAAAAAATCGCGTGTCTTCACGACGACCATGGGCGCCTCGCAGGATTTGGCAAGCGAGGGAACGCGCCGCATGCTGGTGAACGCCTGTCTGTGGGCAGTCGGCCGCGAAGCCGACATTCCTGCCAAATCCGATGTTTCGCTGGTCGGCGATTATCGTCCGCACCCCTTTGGCTTCGGCACAGCGCAGAAAGGCGTGAAGCCGGCCGATCACGCACTTGTTAAATAG
- a CDS encoding sialidase family protein, protein MPNALGLTAGSADAADTDRAFIHVCQDAGAGGYEAFPDVCRRQDGQLFCVFYAGYAHVSLPSAELPRGGRICYCTSADEGRTWSPPQILFDGDHDDRDPSIAQLRDGRLACNFFSLARPNQPGVPYDGLGSFIIFSGDGGKTWTPPHGIAGREYYCSSPVRELSDGRWILGLYHQEQGMPGGAITISEDGAKTWLKPTRIDGAGQKLPAETDVIELKDGHLFAALRGDGEQQMCYSISRDHGRSWSHAKPIGFLGHCPYLHRTVDGIILLGHRQPATSLHYSLDQTKTWSPNVRIDSMSGAYPSMVNLKDGTVLVVYYEEGPGSSIRAKRFRATAKGIEWLGL, encoded by the coding sequence GTGCCTAATGCTCTCGGTCTGACCGCAGGCAGCGCCGACGCAGCCGACACGGATCGAGCGTTCATTCACGTATGTCAGGACGCCGGGGCCGGAGGGTACGAAGCGTTCCCGGATGTTTGTCGCCGCCAAGACGGGCAGCTATTCTGCGTCTTTTACGCCGGTTACGCGCACGTTTCGCTGCCCAGCGCCGAACTTCCGCGCGGCGGGCGGATCTGCTACTGCACAAGCGCCGACGAAGGCCGAACCTGGAGTCCACCGCAGATTCTTTTTGACGGCGATCACGATGACCGTGATCCGTCGATCGCACAGTTGCGCGACGGGCGGCTGGCTTGCAATTTCTTTTCGCTGGCCAGGCCCAACCAGCCGGGCGTCCCCTACGACGGCTTGGGCAGTTTCATCATCTTCTCTGGCGACGGTGGTAAGACCTGGACGCCGCCGCACGGCATCGCCGGGCGCGAGTATTACTGCTCCTCGCCAGTACGCGAATTGAGCGACGGGCGATGGATCCTTGGCCTTTATCATCAAGAGCAAGGCATGCCAGGGGGTGCCATTACGATCAGCGAAGACGGCGCGAAAACCTGGCTCAAACCGACACGCATCGACGGTGCCGGGCAGAAATTGCCGGCCGAGACCGATGTCATCGAACTGAAGGACGGTCACCTATTCGCGGCACTGCGCGGCGACGGCGAGCAGCAGATGTGCTACAGCATTTCGCGCGATCATGGCCGTAGCTGGAGCCACGCCAAGCCGATCGGATTCCTAGGGCATTGCCCCTATCTGCATCGCACGGTCGACGGCATCATTCTGCTTGGCCATCGACAGCCTGCAACCAGCCTGCACTACAGCCTCGACCAGACGAAAACCTGGAGCCCGAACGTGCGTATCGATTCGATGAGCGGTGCGTATCCGTCGATGGTGAACCTGAAAGACGGCACGGTGCTGGTGGTTTATTACGAAGAAGGCCCCGGTTCGAGCATTCGTGCCAAGCGCTTTCGCGCAACCGCCAAGGGGATCGAATGGTTGGGGTTATGA